The region TGCGTGGCGTTCAGCGCTTGAGGCCGGACACCATGCAGACATCCACCCAATCCGACCCCCAGGCTTCCGCGGACGGCACCCCCGTCGCCACGCGTCCCTTCGTGGCGGCCGGCGCTCCGGCGGCGTCCGGCGGCGCGCGGGCGCGCGGCGCCAGCATGGCGTTCCCCGCCTCGCTGGTGGTGCTGGTCATCGTGCTGGTGCCCATCCTGATGCTGTTCCGCTACAGCTTCGAGCACTTCAGTCCGACGCAAACCTTGCAGGCCGGCTTCACCTTCGAGAACTACGCCAAGTTCTTCGGCGACGCTTATTACCGTGGCGTGTTCTTCACCACCCTGGGCGTGGCCGCGCTGTGTACCGTGCTGGCGCTGGCCCTGGGTTTCCCGGTGGCCTACTTCCTGGCCAAGACGCAGAGCCGCTACAAGAGCCTGCTGATCATCCTGCTGGTGTTCCCGCTGCTGGTGGGCAACGTGGTGCGCGCGGCCGGCTGGATGATCATCCTGGGCAATGCCGGGGCGGTCAACGCCGTGCTGGTGGGCCTGGGCCTGACGGCCGAGCCGATCAAGCTGCTCTACACGCCGCTGGCGGTGGTGATCGGCACCACGGCCGTGGTGCTGCCCTATTTCATCCTGACCCTGCAAAGCGTGCTGGAAGGCATCGATTTCTCGGTCGAGGAAGCGGCCCAGAACCTGGGCGCGAACTTCTTCACGACGCTGCGCCGCGTGGTCCTGCCCATCGCCGCGCCTGGCGTGGCGGCCGGCACGGTGCTGGTGTTCATCCTGTGCATGAACGCCTATGCGACGCCGGTATTGCTGGGCGGCAGCGGCATCACCATGATGGCGCCGGCGCTGTACGACCAGATCACGCGCGGGTCCAACTGGCCTTTCGGGTCGGCGCTGGCCCTGGTGCTGGTGTGCGCCACCTTGCTGATGGCCTTGCTGTCGAACTGGCTGATCCATCGCCGCTATGTGAAGACGATGACGTCATGACAGCGCGTGCACCGTATTGCCTTTTTGTTTTTATGTTCGCTCCAACCGCTCCAACCGTTCCAACCGATCGAACGGTTTGAACCATCGAATCATTACTCGTTGACCGCATCCGGAGACTACCGATGACCGCCGTCCTGTTCAAGAATGGAAATCTGCTGGACCCCAAAGTGGGTGAATTGCTGGAAGGCCATGATGTCCTGGTCGAGGACGGCCTGATCAAGGAAGTGTCCGACCGGCCGCTGCAGTCGGCGTCGGCGCAGGTGATCGACATCAAGGGCAAGACCGTCATGCCCGGCTTCATCGACCTGCACGGCCACGTGATGGCCACGCAGCTGAACCTCAGCTCGCAGGGCGTGCTGCCCGACGCGCTGGTGATGATGCGCTCGGTTCCCATCATGGCGGCCATGCTGCGGCGTGGCTTCACCACCTTGCGCGACGCGGGCGGCGCCGGCTGGGGCTTGAAGTGCGCGGTCAAGGAAGACACCGTGGTCGGCCCGCGCCTGTTCATCTCCGGCCGCGCCATCAGCCAGACCGGCGGCCACGGCGATCCCCGGCCCCGTTCGGACCATCTGCGCCCCATGAGCTTCTGCGGCTGCTGCTTCCGTGCCGGCGATATCGGCCGCGTGGCCGATGGGGTGGACGACGTGCGCAAGGCGGTGCGGCAGGAACTGCAGATGGGCGCGGACCAGATCAAGATCATGGCGTCGGGCGGCGTGGCTTCGCCCACCGATCCCATCGCATCCTGGGGCTATTCGGATGACGAAATCCGCGCCATGGTGCACGAGGCCCGCGCGCGCCAGACGTATGTGATGGCGCACTCCTACACCGCCGAGGCCATCGAACGCGCCGTCAACATGGGCGTGCGCACCATCGAGCACGGCAATCTGATCGACGAGCGCGTGGCCCGCCTGATGGCGGAGAAGGGCGCTTACGTGGTGCCCACCCTGGTCACCTACGAGGCGCTGGCCAACGAGGGCGCGCAGTACGGTCTGCCGGAGGACAGCGTGATCAAGATCGCCTCCGTGCGCACCGCCGGCCTGGAGTCGCTGTCGCTGTTCAAGCGCGCCGGCGTGAAGATGGGCTTCGGCACCGATCTGCTGGGCCCGTCGCAACGCCTGCAAAGCGATGAGTTCCGCATCCGCGCCGAGGTGCTGAGCAACCACGAAGTGATCCAGAGCGCCACCCTGGTGGGCGCCGAGGTCCTGAACATGCAGGACAAGCTGGGCCGGTTGATGGCCGGCGCCTATGCGGACGTGCTGGTGGTGGACGGCAATCCCTACATGGACATCACCTGCCTGCTGGGCCAGGGCGAACGCATTCCCCTGGTCATGAAGGGCGGCAAGATCTATCACAACCATCTTCACTAGGCGGACAGCAGGGCAATCTCGATCAACGAGTTCAACCGGGCCGGGCCTCACGCAGCATGGCTACTACTACTCTAGGCGTCAAGGTCGACGATGCGTTGCGCGATCGGCTGAAGAACGCGGCGGCAAAACTCAATTGCACGCCCCATTGGCTGCATAAGCAGGCCATTGTGTCGTACCTGGACCGCATCGAGCGCGGCCAGCTACCGGCGGAGATATCGCATTTCAACGGCGGTGCGCAGGCAGGCGTGGAGGACGCCGACCTGAGCCAGCAGGCTCAGGTGCCGCCGTTCTTCGAATTCGGCCAGGACGTGCAGCCGCAATCCGTGCTGCGTGCGGCCATCACGGCGGCCTATCGGCGGCCGGAAACCGAGTGCGTGGCGCTGTTGCTGGGCCAGGCGCGAGTACCCAATGCCGACAAGGCGCATGCCATGGCGGCCGGCCTGGTCAAGGCCTTGCGCGGCAAGCGCACGGGCGGCGGGGTCGAGGGCCTGATCCAGGAGTTCTCGCTGTCCAGCCAGGAAGGCGTGGCTCTGATGTGCCTGGCCGAAGCGCTCCTGCGCATACCGGATCGCGCCACCCGTGACGCCCTGATCCGCGACAAGATCGCGCACGGCGACTGGAAGTCGCATATGGGCAGTTCGCCGTCCCTGTT is a window of Bordetella sp. N DNA encoding:
- a CDS encoding ABC transporter permease; amino-acid sequence: MQTSTQSDPQASADGTPVATRPFVAAGAPAASGGARARGASMAFPASLVVLVIVLVPILMLFRYSFEHFSPTQTLQAGFTFENYAKFFGDAYYRGVFFTTLGVAALCTVLALALGFPVAYFLAKTQSRYKSLLIILLVFPLLVGNVVRAAGWMIILGNAGAVNAVLVGLGLTAEPIKLLYTPLAVVIGTTAVVLPYFILTLQSVLEGIDFSVEEAAQNLGANFFTTLRRVVLPIAAPGVAAGTVLVFILCMNAYATPVLLGGSGITMMAPALYDQITRGSNWPFGSALALVLVCATLLMALLSNWLIHRRYVKTMTS
- a CDS encoding amidohydrolase family protein, which gives rise to MTAVLFKNGNLLDPKVGELLEGHDVLVEDGLIKEVSDRPLQSASAQVIDIKGKTVMPGFIDLHGHVMATQLNLSSQGVLPDALVMMRSVPIMAAMLRRGFTTLRDAGGAGWGLKCAVKEDTVVGPRLFISGRAISQTGGHGDPRPRSDHLRPMSFCGCCFRAGDIGRVADGVDDVRKAVRQELQMGADQIKIMASGGVASPTDPIASWGYSDDEIRAMVHEARARQTYVMAHSYTAEAIERAVNMGVRTIEHGNLIDERVARLMAEKGAYVVPTLVTYEALANEGAQYGLPEDSVIKIASVRTAGLESLSLFKRAGVKMGFGTDLLGPSQRLQSDEFRIRAEVLSNHEVIQSATLVGAEVLNMQDKLGRLMAGAYADVLVVDGNPYMDITCLLGQGERIPLVMKGGKIYHNHLH